A window of the Hordeum vulgare subsp. vulgare chromosome 5H, MorexV3_pseudomolecules_assembly, whole genome shotgun sequence genome harbors these coding sequences:
- the LOC123396129 gene encoding putative 1-phosphatidylinositol-3-phosphate 5-kinase FAB1C, with the protein MGVLDFAAMGAPEKARSLVADYPQRHMHKGGADGDALARIETRRRRSVGHGGGPPGRPNSPASPAEPPTTPLRAPEARSRSKSDVAPGSPPPDRDIRQADDEEAHEPRVQFLAPGTYFLNDFSDTDSSVSVSNSTYRSMTPSPTESPTCAARQNDASDNGAIAAIDSDDPHDLADVSIAENSRPSHGPSSIFDFGDNIWCPPPPEDEIDDAESRLFGFDDDDDEIGDSNDTFAPNCFSAKTNRVTAASDINCESHQESVQKDLFRHFQALVAQLLKAEGVVLASEKDSKIWLDIVSSLAWQAAYFVKPDTKKGGSMDPSDYVKIKCIASGNPTDSNFVRGIVCSKNVKHKRMVSEYSNAKLLILGGALEYQKASNKLASIGTILEQEKEYLRTVVGKIESRKPNVLIVEKSVSSYAQELLAKDISLVLNVKRTLLERISKCTGGQIASSIDNIASARLGQCDMFKVEKVLESFASGHAEKRPTTKTLMFFEGCLKRLGCTVLLRGNCREELKKIKHAMQLAVFAAYHLSLETSFLADEGATIPRVLSLTAMGAQQAWTNTGHVSAKSADRDTTDTLRAAEEKCLHTAAIVQMFDGISASPPSLRLDGESLRSAPECTESESPVNHDNFLNAVNACQKAVLAQIPVNLCQLENSGNGLPPDDFQAGDLDNQNRLSCSYLPGTDNHQSILVSLSSTCIPKNLACERSHLFRIKFYGSFDKPLGRYLRENLFDQAYCCPSCKEPSESHARCYMHQNGSLTISVRRLLSQKLPGEHDGRIWMWHRCMKCEFEDGMPPATHRVVMSDSAWGLSFGKFLELSFSNHATANRVASCGHSLQRDCLRFYGYGNMVAAFHYSPMVTRSVNLPPLELNFNCHGMQDWVKGETLMVFDEMESLHMEVYGFLNSIERSIITLDEPVKTGIRKQIVEMKDLLNRERNEYEGLLLPVIKGSVHSMKSTIDTLELNRVRRGLLLDAYVWDCRLCNIDSLKANGHIARADSSNPENLQATSIKEDKSELLTTVTQHGETHVGSTTYRRCSSGSPRRSLLSREASMDNGNILVETNLPIELVDGVSGAGDLDVVFSKFSVCENGQRLPMNSIETVPVERLPSLASILSDKIDMLWSGSTEAHCSLPQDLIKADGKGSFSLLGNPSYKKAISPVRVHSFDSIFRLHEREQSGLLPASLHLSLKMRSVDSFRDLTSLVKDPMTNMRRAFSQISPRSRGNLNVILTRAPTYLKSPSHMVSDGARLLLPHIGSEGAIVVAVYDDEPTSIVSYAMTSQEYVEHVTHKLDSKSSFQHMSNCSAVSNNGPEKALPSQEGAHFKYSFDDEAFCADNTKFSVTCYFARQFASLRKKCCPSDVDYIRSLSRCKRWSADGGKSNVYFAKTMDERFIIKQVTKTELDSFVGFAPHYFRHLTQSLTSGSPTCLAKILGIYQVNIKGLKGGREVKMDLMVMENIFFQKTISRVYDLKGSVRSRYNSDTTSHNKVLLDSNLIEELHTKPIFLGHKAKRTLERAVWNDTSVLASLDVMDYSLLVGIDDEKNELVIGIIDFLRQYTWDKQLETWVKASGILGGPKNETPTVISPVQYKKRFRKAMSRYFIAVPDQWSS; encoded by the exons ATGGGCGTGCTGGATTTCGCGGCGATGGGCGCACCGGAGAAGGCCAGATCCCTCGTCGCCGACTACCCGCAGCGCCACATGCACAAGGGCGGCGCCGATGGTGACGCCCTCGCGCGCATAGAGACGCGACGCCGCCGATCGGTGGGGCATGGCGGCGGCCCGCCCGGGCGGCCAAACAGCCCGGCGTCGCCTGCCGAGCCGCCCACGACGCCGCTGCGGGCGCCCGAGGCGAGATCCAGGAGCAAAAGCGACGTGGCGCCGGGCTCCCCTCCTCCAGACCGCGATATTAG GCAAGCGGACGACGAGGAGGCTCATGAACCCAGGGTCCAATTTTTAGCCCCTGGGACTTACTTCTTAAATGACTTTTCAGATACAGATTCTAGTgttagtgttagtaactcaacatACAGATCGATGACCCCAAGCCCCACAGAGAGTCCTACTTGTGCCGCGAGGCAGAATGATGCTTCTGATAATGGTGCAATTGCAGCGATCGACTCAGATGATCCTCATGACCTGGCTGATGTTAGCATCGCTGAGAACAGCAGACCAAGCCATGGGCCATCCTCTATCTTCGACTTTGGTGATAATATTTGGTGCCCACCACCGCCTGAAGATGAGATTGATGATGCTGAATCGAGGTTATTTGGattcgatgacgatgatgatgaaattgGGGACTCCAACGACACTTTTGCCCCAAACTGTTTCAGTGCTAAGACTAATAGAGTAACTGCTGCCAGTGATATCAATTGTGAGTCCCACCAAGAGAGTGTTCAGAAGGATCTATTTAGGCATTTTCAAGCTCTAGTTGCACAGTTACTGAAGGCCGAAGGTGTTGTGTTGGCCAGTGAGAAGGATTCCAAAATCTGGCTAGATATTGTGTCCTCGTTAGCCTGGCAAGCCGCTTACTTTGTGAAACCTGACACCAAGAAAGGCGGCAGCATGGATCCTAGTGATTATGTGAAGATCAAGTGCATAGCATCTGGGAACCCAACTGATAG CAATTTTGTAAGAGGGATTGTTTGCTCCAAAAATGTAAAACACAAACGGATGGTTTCCGAGTACAGTAATGCCAAATTGCTCATTTTAGGAGGTGCACTTGAGTACCAGAAAGCTTCTAATAAGTTAGCATCAATTGGGACTATACTCGAACAG GAAAAGGAATATCTACGAACTGTTGTTGGAAAGATTGAGTCTAGGAAACCTAATGTGCTGATAGTTGAGAAGAGCGTCTCATCTTATGCCCAGGAGCTCTTAGCGAAAGATATCTCATTAGTTCTGAATGTAAAGAGGACACTTTTGGAGAGAATATCAAAATGCACAGGCGGTCAGATTGCCTCATCAATTGATAACATTGCTTCAGCAAGGCTAGGGCAATGTGACATGTTCAAGGTGGAGAAGGTTCTGGAATCATTTGCATCAGGACATGCAGAGAAgagaccaacaacaaaaacactgaTGTTTTTTGAAGGCTGTCTGAAGCGCCTGGGTTGCACG GTCCTACTAAGAGGTAATTGTCGAGAAGAATTGAAGAAGATCAAGCATGCAATGCAACTTGCAGTGTTTGCTGCTTATCATCTATCCCTCGAGACATCATTCCTTGCTGATGAGGGCGCAACAATTCCACGTGTTCTTTCGTTAACTGCGATGGGTGCACAACAAGCATGGACCAATACAGGTCACGTTTCTGCTAAGTCTGCTGATCGTGATACTACTGATACTCTCAGAGCCGCGGAAGAGAAATGCCTACATACTGCTGCCATTGTGCAAATGTTTGATGGTATTTCTGCATCACCGCCTTCATTACGATTGGATGGGGAAAGCCTTCGAAGTGCACCTGAGTGTACTGAATCTGAATCTCCTGTTAATCATGACAATTTCCTGAATGCCGTGAATGCCTGCCAAAAAGCTGTCTTGGCTCAGATACCCGTGAATTTATGTCAATTGGAAAACAGTGGGAATGGCCTACCACCAGATGACTTCCAAGCAGGAGACCTAGATAACCAGAACAGGCTTTCATGTAGCTACTTACCTGGTACTGACAATCATCAGAGCATCTTAGTTTCCCTCTCAAGCACCTGTATCCCCAAAAACTTAGCATGTGAGCGTTCCCACCTCTTCCGCATCAAGTTTTATGGTAGCTTTGATAAGCCACTTGGGAGATACCTTCGCGAAAACTTATTTGACCAG GCATATTGTTGTCCGTCATGCAAGGAGCCTTCAGAATCACATGCCAGATGCTACATGCACCAGAATGGCAGCCTAACAATAAGTGTTAGGCGTCTCTTATCCCAAAAGCTGCCAGGTGAACACGATGGAAGGATATGGATGTGGCACAGATGTATGAAGTGCGAATTTGAAGATGGAATGCCGCCTGCTACACATAGAGTGGTCATGTCTGATTCTGCTTGGGGTCTATCCTTTGGGAAGTTTCTAGAGCTCAGCTTTTCTAATCATGCAACTGCCAACCGAGTTGCGAGTTGTGGGCATTCTCTACAACGGGACTGCCTTCGTTTCTATGG GTATGGAAATATGGTAGCAGCCTTCCACTATAGTCCCATGGTTACTCGATCAGTTAACCTCCCACCCTTGGAGCTGAATTTCAATTGTCACGGCATGCAAGACTGGGTGAAAGGAGAAACACTCATG GTATTTGATGAAATGGAATCCTTACATATGGAGGTATATGGTTTCCTTAATAGTATTGAGAGGAGTATCATCACCTTGGATGAGCCAGTAAAAACAGGTATACGGAAGCAGATTGTAGAGATGAAGGATTTGCTTAACAGGGAAAGAAATGAATACGAG gGTTTGCTTCTACCAGTTATAAAGGGGAGTGTTCATTCCATGAAATCAACTATTGATACTCTGGAACTCAACCGTGTGAGACGTGGTCTCCTCCTAGATGCATACGTTTGGGACTGCAGGTTGTGTAACATAGATTCACTTAAAGCAAATGGCCATATTGCCAGAGCTGATTCTTCCAATCCAGAAAATCTCCAAGCCACCAGCATAAAGGAAGATAAATCTGAGCTACTGACGACTGTTACACAGCATGGGGAAACACATGTAGGATCTACTACATACAGAAGGTGCTCCTCTGGAagtccaaggagatctctactatcCAGAGAGGCCTCAATGGATAACGGGAATATCTTGGTTGAGACAAATTTGCCGATTGAGCTGGTGGATGGTGTGAGTGGTGCAGGAGATCTTGATGTGGTCTTTAGCAAATTCAGTGTGTGTGAAAATGGACAGCGCCTTCCCATGAATTCCATCGAGACGGTACCAGTCGAGAGGTTACCCTCTCTTGCATCTATTTTATCTGATAAAATAGATATGTTATGGAGTGGATCTACTGAAGCACACTGCAGTcttccacaagatttgatcaaagCTGATGGAAAGGGTTCTTTTAGTTTGTTGGGCAATCCAAGTTACAAGAAGGCAATCTCCCCAGTTCGAGTTCATTCATTTGATTCTATATTCAGATTGCATGAACGGGAACAAAGTGGACTGTTGCCTGCTTCATTACATTTGTCCTTGAAAATGAGATCAGTTGATTCCTTTAGAGATTTGACAAGCCTTGTAAAGGATCCGATGACAAACATGCGTAGGGCTTTTTCTCAAATATCTCCTAGATCAAGGGGAAACTTAAATGTTATTCTTACCCGTGCACCTACATATCTCAAGTCGCCTTCTCATATGGTGAGTGATGGGGCACGGCTGCTGCTGCCTCATATTGGTTCTGAAGGTGCCATTGTTGTTGCTGTCTATGATGACGAGCCAACCAGTATCGTATCATATGCCATGACATCACAAGAATATGTTGAGCATGTTACCCATAAACTGGATTCAAAATCCAGCTTTCAACATATGTCAAATTGCTCCGCGGTCAGCAAtaatggacctgaaaaagctttgCCTTCACAAGAAGGAGCTCACTTTAAGTATTCATTTGATGATGAAGCATTTTGTGCAGATAATACAAAGTTTTCAGTGACTTGTTATTTTGCAAGGCAGTTTGCTTCACTTAGAAAGAAGTGCTGTCCAAGTGATGTTGATTACATACGCTCACTCAGTCGCTGTAAAAGATGGAGTGCTGATGGTGGAAAAAGCAATGTTTACTTTGCAAAGACAATGGATGAGAGATTCATAATTAAACAAGTCACCAAGACGGAGCTAGACTCTTTTGTTGGGTTTGCTCCTCACTACTTCAGGCACTTGACTCAATCATTGACTTCTGGAAGCCCAACTTGTCTGGCCAAAATATTAGGAATTTATCAG GTTAATATCAAGGGCTTGAAAGGAGGGCGTGAGGTTAAGATGGATCTTATGGTTATGGAGAACATTTTCTTCCAGAAAACGATATCGAGGGTGTATGATCTGAAGGGTTCTGTGCGTTCACGCTATAATTCAGATACAACTAGCCACAACAAAGTACTTCTGGATTCTAATCTCATCGAGGAACTACATACAAAGCCTATATTTTTGGGCCATAAGGCGAAGCGAACATTGGAAAGAGCTGTCTGGAATGATACATCAGTTCTTGCG TCGTTGGATGTCATGGACTACTCGCTTCTGGTGGGCATTGATGATGAAAAGAATGAGCTTGTGATCGGCATCATTGACTTCCTGCGACAATACACCTGGGACAAGCAGCTGGAGACGTGGGTGAAGGCCTCAGGCATCCTAGGCGGCCCCAAGAACGAGACCCCAACTGTCATATCGCCTGTCCAGTATAAGAAGAGGTTCAGGAAGGCCATGTCGAGGTACTTCATTGCCGTCCCCGACCAATGGTCCTCTTGA